A genomic segment from Ptychodera flava strain L36383 chromosome 23 unlocalized genomic scaffold, AS_Pfla_20210202 Scaffold_23__1_contigs__length_28996876_pilon, whole genome shotgun sequence encodes:
- the LOC139123908 gene encoding gastrula zinc finger protein XlCGF57.1-like — protein sequence MELEGAEFLGKLKSQESCQQNSPIAALQNGGENESCSPDASTSNLESSYHGNRDTGNDETSDDDNSISDDTNKMNSLATSCNGSSKNGIEKPKRVRKKYERAKKSPMTDKELESHKERIRKAMIGDKSHICEKCGKGYKQQEGLSLHLSLGICARQKCKYCGIDFLLKDWQNHMVDSHAEQIPVFPCRYCDRIFLSCSSRSSHKFLKHSNGAFECDVCKHVFSNRIALNNHKNTHIERKFKCSYCDLRFTRQGIKRTHEKHSHSKVSAVCTECGETFDTRTHMLNRLKIVHLEHKFRCSYCDKKFYSKTDLKTHLEIHGELSRKYTCKICKKVFHVRSEYRNHCIRDCIKPEYLCDICGRRFKRSTNLRLHALTHSEPTLKCDLCPRVFRLKSTLTSHVKSVHSDEKPWQCDVCGYRCKLRENLFKHTRIHNR from the exons ATGGAGTTGGAAGGGGCAGAGTTTTTGGGAAAGTTGAAAAGTCAGGAGAGCTGTCAACAAAATAGTCCTATAG CTGCTCTTCAGAATGGTGGCGAGAATGAAAGCTGCTCTCCCGATGCATCAACGTCAAACTTAGAATCTAGTTACCACGGAAACAGAGACACAGGAAATGATGAAACGAGTGATGACGACAACTCCATAAGTGATGATACTAATAAAATGAATTCTTTGGCCACAAGTTGCAATGGGTCCTCAAAGAATGGAATTGAAAAACCTAAGCGTGTGAGAAAGAAATATGAGCGCGCCAAAAAGTCCCCAATGACAGACAAAGAGTTAGAAAGCCACAAAGAGAGAATACGAAAAGCCATGATTGGTGATAAATCTCACATTTGTGAGAAATGTGGTAAGGGTTATAAACAACAGGAAGGGTTGAGTTTACATCTGTCATTGGGCATTTGTGCCAGACAGAAATGTAAGTATTGTGGAATAGACTTTCTACTGAAGGATTGGCAAAATCACATGGTTGATTCTCATGCAGAGCAGATACCAGTGTTTCCTTGCAGGTATTGTGATCGAATATTCTTAAGTTGCTCATCAAGATCTAGTCACAAATTCCTTAAACACTCAAATGGTGCATTTGAATGTGACGTGTGCAAGCATGTCTTTTCCAATCGCATTGCGTTAAATAATCATAAAAACACCCACATTGAAAGAAAGTTCAAATGTAGCTATTGTGACCTGAGGTTTACAAGACAAGGGATCAAAAGAACTCATGAAAAGCATTCACACAGTAAAGTTTCAGCTGTCTGTACAGAGTGTGGTGAAACGTTTGATACTCGTACACATATGTTAAACCGTTTGAAGATTGTTCACTTAGAACACAAATTTAGATGTTCTTATTGCGACAAGAAATTTTATAGTAAGACAGATTTGAAAACCCATTTAGAAATCCATGGTGAACTTTCCAGGAAATACACTTGTAAAATATGCAAGAAAGTTTTCCATGTCAGATCTGAATATCGCAACCATTGTATCAGGGACTGCATTAAGCCTGAATATCTGTGTGATATTTGTGGACGCCGGTTTAAGAGGAGTACTAATTTACGATTGCATGCCTTAACTCATAGTGAACCAACACTCAAATGCGATCTTTGCCCACGTGTTTTTAGGCTAAAAAGTACACTAACTTCACATGTTAAGTCTGTACACAGTGATGAAAAACCCTGGCAATGTGATGTATGTGGATATCGATGTAAACTGAGGGAAAATCTATTTAAACACACCAGAATACACAACAGGTAG